The Populus nigra chromosome 19, ddPopNigr1.1, whole genome shotgun sequence genome includes a window with the following:
- the LOC133680452 gene encoding ubiquitin-conjugating enzyme E2 20-like has translation MAAINGYTPVAAPAGTTPSKQTVPSAKTVDTQSVLKRLQSELMALMMSGESGISAFPEGDNIFCWKGTITGSKDTVFEGTDYKLSLSFPNDYPFKPPKVKFETSCFHPNVDVYGNICLDILQDKWSSAYDVRTILLSIQSLLGEPNISSPLNTQAAQLWSNQEEYRKMVEKVYKPPSAA, from the exons atGGCAGCTATTAATGGGTATACTCCGGTGGCTGCTCCGGCAGGGACTACCCCATCAAAACAGACTGTCCCATCGGCAAAGACTGTTGATACACAATCCGTGCTTAAacg GTTGCAATCTGAACTGATGGCGTTGATG atgAGTGGAGAATCTGGGATATCTGCCTTCCCTGAAGGGGACAACATATTTTGCTGGAAAGGAACAATCACAGGAAGCAAAGACACTGTTTTTGAAGGAACAGATTACAAACTATCCCTTTCCTTCCCTAATGACTATCCTTTCAAGCCACCAAAGGTCAAGTTTGAAACCAGCTGCTTCCATCCCAATGTGGATGTCTATGGCAACATTTGCTTGGATATTCTTCag GATAAATGGTCATCTGCCTATGATGTGAGGACAATATTGCTATCAATCCAAAGTCTGCTTGGAG AGCCAAACATAAGTTCACCTCTAAACACTCAAGCAGCACAACTTTGGAGCAATCAAGAAG AATACAGGAAAATGGTGGAGAAGGTGTACAAGCCTCCTAGTGCTGCATAG
- the LOC133680451 gene encoding uncharacterized protein LOC133680451 gives MATENKPKSRASATTNSKKRKQHYLPHNKPVRKKGSYPLHPGVQGFFITCDGGRERQASREAINVIDSFYEELAYGKDTSVKLADLPDKPTNKKIKFSYSDDEGDGEEDDDEEDGEDENKSEAPEGNDAMNDNPTDKKVGSPSVENENSENQTEEKTNQEEGCKNDEKQANEAEGPPAKKKCTETCAPKTVVQEKVEEKSIDRLIEDELKELGDKNKRRFLSLDSGCNGVAFIQMRKIDGDLCPKDIVQHIMTSAASTRKHMSRFIIRMLPIEVACYASEEEISRAIAPVVEKYFPVDTQDPLKFAVMYEARANSGIDRMKIINSVAKSVPGPHKVDLGNPDKTIVVEIVKTVCLIGVIEKYKELSKYNLRQLTSSKQ, from the exons ATGGCAACGGAGAACAAGCCGAAGTCCAGAGCTAGTGCTACTACCAACAGCAAGAAGAGAAAGCAACACTATCTCCCTCACAAT AAACCAGTGAGGAAGAAAGGTTCCTACCCGTTACACCCAGGAGTTCAAGGCTTCTTTATCACTTGTGATGGGGGTAGGGAGCGCCAAGCGTCTCGTGAGGCTATTAACGTTATTGATTCT TTTTATGAAGAGCTAGCTTATGGGAAGGATACTAGTGTGAAGCTTGCAGATTTGCCTGATAAACctacaaataaaaagatcaagttCTCATATTCTGACGATGAAGGAGATGGCGAagaggatgatgatgaagaagatgggGAAGATGAGAACAAATCAGAAGCCCCTGAAGGCAATGATGCCATGAATGATAATCCTACAGACAAAAAGGTAGGATCACCTAGTGTAGAAAATGAAAACAGTGAAAATCAAACAGAAGAGAAGACTAATCAAGAAGAGGGTtgtaaaaatgatgaaaaacaagcaAATGAAGCAGAGGGGCCACCAGCAAAGAAGAAATGCACAGAAACATGTGCCCCAAAGACTGTTGTCCAAGAAAAAGTGGAGGAGAAATCCATTGATAGGCTTATTGAGGATGAACTCAAAGAACTTGGAGATAAGAACAAG AGGCGCTTTCTCAGCCTTGATTCTGGTTGTAATGGTGTTGCCTTTATTCAAATGCGCAAGATAGATGGAGACCTTTGTCCCAAAGATATTGTCCAACATATAATGACATCTGCTGCGTCAACAAGGAAACACATGTCCAG GTTTATCATAAGAATGCTACCAATTGAAGTTGCATGCTATGCTTCAGAAGAGGAAATCTCAAGAGCGATTGCACCagttgttgaaaaatattttcctgtgGATACTCAGGATCCACTGAAG TTTGCAGTAATGTATGAAGCCCGTGCAAATTCTGGCATTGACaggatgaaaattataaattcagtCGCAAAATCTGTTCCTGGACCTCATAAAGTTGATCTTGGCAATCCCGACAAGACAATTGTAGTTGAAATTGTCAAG ACTGTGTGCTTGATCGGGGTTATTGAAAAGTACAAAGAGTTGTCCAAGTACAACTTGAGGCAGCTCACATCATCGAAGCAGTAA
- the LOC133679815 gene encoding 17.3 kDa class I heat shock protein-like, with amino-acid sequence MAMIPSFFNNRSRDIIFDPFSSFDPFKDFPFPSSSLISRENSAFVNTRIDWKETPEAHVFKADLPGLKKEEVKVEIEDDRVLQISGERNVEKEDKNDRWHRVERSSGKFLRRFKLPENAKIDQVKAGLENGVLTVTVPKEEVKKPDVKKAIEISG; translated from the coding sequence ATGGCAATGATTCCAAGCTTCTTCAACAACCGATCACGAGACATCATCTTCGACCCTTTCTCTTCTTTCGATCCATTCAAGGACTTCCCTTTCCCTTCTTCTTCCCTCATCTCTCGTGAGAATTCAGCTTTCGTTAACACTCGCATTGACTGGAAAGAGACCCCAGAAGCCCATGTCTTCAAAGCTGATCTCCCGGGGCTTAAAAAGGAGGAAGTGAAAGTCGAGATTGAAGATGACAGGGTGCTTCAAATTAGCGGGGAGAGGAACGTGGAGAAGGAAGACAAGAATGATAGATGGCATCGTGTTGAACGTAGCAGTGGCAAGTTCTTGAGAAGGTTCAAGCTGCCTGAGAATGCCAAGATAGATCAAGTCAAGGCTGGTTTGGAGAATGGGGTGCTTACTGTTACTGTGCCGAAGGAGGAAGTCAAGAAACCTGATGTCAAGAAAGCTATTGAAATATCTGGTTGA
- the LOC133679116 gene encoding 18.1 kDa class I heat shock protein-like gives MLFSSLVIYKHSAYPTFVVIVNSTTAIHLSITNNSCFEGIKKNKDEKMAMIPSFFNNQSRDIIFDPFSSFDPFKDFPFPSSPLIPRENSAFVNTRIDWTETPEAHEFKADLPGLKKEEVKVEIEDDRVLQISGERNVEKEDMNDTWHCVERSSGKFLRRFKLPENVKTDQVKAGMENGVLTVTVPKKEVKKPDAKKTIEISG, from the coding sequence ATGCTCTTCTCCTCCCTTGTAATTTATAAACACTCAGCCTATCCCACCTTCGTCGTCATCGTCAACTCGACAACAGCAATTCATCTCTCAATTACAAACAATTCCTGCTTCGAAGGCATAAAGAAGAACAAAGACGAGAAGATGGCAATGATCCCAAGCTTCTTCAACAACCAATCACGAGACATCATCTTCGACCCGTTCTCTTCTTTCGATCCATTCAAGGACTTCCCTTTCCCTTCATCTCCCCTCATCCCTCGCGAGAATTCAGCTTTCGTTAACACTCGCATTGACTGGACAGAGACCCCAGAGGCCCATGAATTCAAAGCAGATCTCCCGGGGCTTAAAAAGGAGGAAGTGAAAGTCGAGATTGAAGATGACAGGGTGCTTCAAATTAGCGGGGAGAGGAACGTGGAGAAGGAAGACATGAATGATACATGGCATTGTGTTGAACGTAGCAGTGGCAAGTTCTTGAGAAGGTTCAAACTGCCTGAGAATGTCAAGACAGATCAAGTCAAGGCTGGTATGGAAAACGGGGTGCTTACTGTCACTGTGCCTAAGAAGGAAGTCAAGAAACCAGATGCCAAGAAAACTATTGAAATCTCcggttaa
- the LOC133679176 gene encoding hexokinase-3-like, which translates to MGRLAAVLAAAAAAAACAVAGVVVGRRVRSRRKWKRVAGVLRELEEACETPVGRLRQVVDAMAVEMHAGLASEGGSKLKMLLTFVDHLPTGSEIGTYYALDLGGTNFRVLRVQLGGRRSSILSQDVERRPIPRHLMTSTSEDLFDFIASTLKQFVEKEESGSEPSSVRARELGLTFSFPVKQLSIRSGILMKWTKGFAIEDMVGKEVVGLLEAALVRSGLDMRVAVLVNDTVGTLALGHYDDADTVAAVIIGTGTNACYLERADAIIKCQGLLTTSGCMVVNMEWGNFWSSHLPRTSYDIDLDLESPNPNDQGFEKMISGMYLGDIVRRVIIRMSQDSEIFGPVSSRLSIPFILQTPLLAAMHEDDSPELKEVDKILRETLEISEVSLKVRKLVVRVCDVVTRRAARLAAAGIVGILKKIGRDGSGGITGGRSRSDVKMRRTVVAIEGGLYTSYTMFREYLHEALNEILGEDVAPHVILKVTEDGSGIGGALLAAAYSSGSVENVQSL; encoded by the exons ATGGGGAGGTTGGCGGCGGTATTGGCGGCGGCTGCGGCGGCGGCGGCTTGTGCGGTGGCAGGAGTGGTGGTGGGGAGGAGGGTACGGAGTAGGAGGAAGTGGAAGAGAGTGGCAGGAGTGTTGAGAGAGTTAGAAGAAGCATGCGAGACACCAGTTGGGAGGTTAAGGCAAGTAGTGGATGCTATGGCTGTGGAGATGCACGCTGGTTTGGCGTCTGAAGGTGGCTCGAAGCTTAAAATGTTACTCACTTTTGTTGACCATTTGCCTACGGG GAGTGAGATAGGAACTTATTATGCTCTAGATCTTGGGGGTACTAATTTTAGGGTCTTGCGGGTTCAGCTAGGAGGTAGAAGATCTTCAATCTTGTCTCAAGATGTGGAGCGACGACCCATTCCCCGGCACTTGATGACAAGCACAAGTGAG GATCTCTTTGATTTTATTGCTTCAACCTTAAAGCAATTcgttgaaaaagaagaaagtggTTCTGAGCCTTCTTCAGTTAGAGCAAGGGAGCTTGggcttacattttcttttccagTGAAACAATTGTCTATTCGTTCGGGTATCCTTATGAAATGGACAAAAGGATTTGCCATTGAAGATATG GTTGGAAAAGAGGTGGTTGGACTTTTAGAAGCAGCATTAGTCAGGAGTGGTTTAGATATGCGCGTTGCAGTATTG GTAAATGATACTGTGGGAACCTTAGCACTTGGACATTATGATGATGCTGACACTGTTGCTGCTGTGATAATTGGAACGGGTACTAATGCCTGTTATCTAGAGCGGGCAGATGCCATCATAAAGTGTCAAGGTCTTCTTACAACTTCAGGATGCATG GTTGTTAACATGGAATGGGGAAATTTTTGGTCATCCCATTTGCCAAGAACTTCTTATGATATTGATTTGGATTTGGAAAGCCCTAACCCAAATGATCAG GGTTTTGAGAAAATGATATCAGGAATGTATCTAGGTGACATTGTTCGGAGAGTTATTATTAGAATGTCGCAAGACTCGGAAATATTTGGACCTGTTTCCTCCAGATTATCAATCCCCTTTATTTTGCA AACACCCTTGCTGGCTGCAATGCATGAGGACGACTCTCCTGAACTGAAAGAAGTAGATAAGATCTTGAGAGAAACCCTGGAG ATTTCAGAGGTCTCTTTGAAGGTCCGAAAGCTTGTTGTAAGAGTATGTGATGTTGTGACCCGTAGGGCTGCTCGATTGGCAGCTGCTGGCATAGTGGGAATCTTGAAGAAGATCGGACGGGATGGAAGTGGAGGCATCACTGGTGGAAGAAGTAGAAGTGATGTAAAAATGAGAAGAACAGTTGTTGCGATTGAAGGGGGTTTATACACAAGTTATACGATGTTCAGAGAGTACTTGCATGAAGCCCTGAATGAAATATTGGGAGAAGATGTGGCCCCACATGTCATTCTTAAAGTTACAGAAGATGGATCAGGCATCGGCGGAGCTCTCCTTGCTGCCGCATATTCATCCGGCAGTGTGGAGAACGTACAGTcgctataa